The following is a genomic window from Amycolatopsis australiensis.
GGCTGGGGTCCCGGACACCGGGCTAGCCGAGGCCTCGCAACAGGCGGCGTGGGCCTGCCAGCACCGCCGGCTACCGACGCTGGTGATGCTGTTCTGGTTCCCGCGCACCGACCCCGCCGCCGTCGCGGTCACCGCGCTGCTGGAGCTGGGCGCCGAGCTGATCCGGCCGCGCAGCCCGCAGCGGCGGCTGGTGGTCGGCGCCGCACCCGGCTACCCGTGCCGCGGCGAGATCCTGCTGCAGATCGCGAACGAACGCCCCGACCTGGTCGTGCACCACACCCTCGACCGGGTCATCGCCGCAGCAACCCAGGAACTGGCCGCACTCGGCGCCGGCCGCCGAGCCCGCACCGCCCCCGTCCGGCTGCGGTAGCCGGGAAAGCGATCCGGCCCTTCCATCGACGCACCCCAGATCCCGGCCATCTCGGCCATCTCGTCCGCGCGCAGCGGGAACTGCGGCGTGAAGATACTGGTTTCACCAGGCGAAAGTCACCTTCAGCAGACTGATGGGCACGCGCTTACTCCGGGCACGCGCGCAAAAATGCGGCTCCCTTCTCGGTGTAGGGCTCCTCAACCGTGGTGATGGAAAACCGCGACCGCGCCTCGGTCAACAACCGTCGCGCGATCCCGCGGCGCTGCCACGCACTCGCGGTCCAGATATGCCCGACGGACTCATAGGCGCCATCCTCGTCGCGGTCGTAGACGATGACGAACCCGGCGAGGCGACCGCTGAAGAACCACAGCCCCTCCTCCCCACCACTGGCCCCAACCGGAGCCAACATCAGCAGCCACACGCCCGACTCGCCCGGAGCAAAATCCCAGCCGCACGCACGCTTGTACGCCAACCCCGCCCGGTCCAGCGCACTGCCGTGCCAGCGTCCGCCTGGGCCTTCGGTCACCTCCGCGCCGAGGACGGCACCGTCGAAATCATGCTCGTCACCATCGAGATCGATGCCGGCCACGGCCAAGTCCCAGAGGTCGTCCTGGCGTGAGGCCTGCCAGGAGACAGCCGGACCCAGGTGGGCAGTAGTCGCGAGATCCGCCCGGTCGAGAAGGAACGGGAACTGGGAGAGCACCTCGGGAAACGACGTCTCCTCCTCGATGGTGACCGTACCCGGGGCGAGCGCGGCGAGCGCCCTATACGCAGCCCGGTACGCCTTCTCGATCTCGGGTAGCTCCGGAAACACGTAATCGGCCATCAATCCCTCGCTGTCCCTTCCGGGTCGACACTGGCGTCAAGACCCAGCATGGTCCAGCCCAGCGCCGGTCCGCGAGCTGACAGTGCCAGGGAGAACGCAGGCATGTCGCCACGCTGTCACCGCGCAGAAGCTGAGCGCGGCGATGGCCGGCTCCTGGCCCGGTGTGTCCGGAGCATGAGCTTAGTTGTGCGTTCCTGGCTGCAATTAGTCGTCCCAGTCGGCCCCGGGCTACGCACTGTCGTCCTCGTCCTCCGGCTCGTCCTCCGGCAGGCCAAGAATGCGGGCGATCTTGCCCAGCGATTCTTCTTCGAGCCCGGCCAGCACCTTGGCGTAGACCTCGTGCAGCACCGCAACCGAGTGCCCTGCCCACAGGGCGACCTGGGCTGAAATCACGCCACCGGCGAGCCACGTCGAGACGCAGGCGTGCCGCAGGTCGTAGGGCCGGCGCGCGAGCGGCGACCGGTACTCCTCCGGCGTCAAGGCTGCCTTGCGTGCCTTGTCCCACACCCGCGCCAGCGT
Proteins encoded in this region:
- a CDS encoding nucleoside 2-deoxyribosyltransferase domain-containing protein, which encodes MTRNIQAPTYYVPQLGDGPPVFLAGDVAGEQDWQAQAGAQLANAGAVVLNPRQAGVPDTGLAEASQQAAWACQHRRLPTLVMLFWFPRTDPAAVAVTALLELGAELIRPRSPQRRLVVGAAPGYPCRGEILLQIANERPDLVVHHTLDRVIAAATQELAALGAGRRARTAPVRLR
- a CDS encoding GNAT family N-acetyltransferase, producing the protein MADYVFPELPEIEKAYRAAYRALAALAPGTVTIEEETSFPEVLSQFPFLLDRADLATTAHLGPAVSWQASRQDDLWDLAVAGIDLDGDEHDFDGAVLGAEVTEGPGGRWHGSALDRAGLAYKRACGWDFAPGESGVWLLMLAPVGASGGEEGLWFFSGRLAGFVIVYDRDEDGAYESVGHIWTASAWQRRGIARRLLTEARSRFSITTVEEPYTEKGAAFLRACPE